From a single Labrenzia sp. PHM005 genomic region:
- a CDS encoding DUF2799 domain-containing protein: MKKCFWILGALGALLLLAGCETVSQEQCVAGDWEALGQADAANGHDLSRFEKIVKDCGRHGVTPDAALYRNGWNQGVLIYCTPQNGFSLGRQGKRLNNICPVQLAAAFESSHALGRRIWTAEDRVRDLETLLSSKERQITRLRSELDDFSCGGKSGEDLQNCRNDRNDKRQDLQNARFEEQDLKWRLRDRQREYEETLEAVNAQAAAVIPGYGG, from the coding sequence ATGAAAAAATGCTTCTGGATACTTGGCGCTCTCGGCGCATTGTTGCTGCTGGCCGGATGTGAAACCGTTTCTCAAGAACAGTGTGTGGCTGGAGACTGGGAAGCCCTTGGACAAGCTGATGCTGCCAACGGTCATGATTTGTCGCGGTTTGAAAAAATCGTCAAGGATTGCGGCCGCCACGGAGTAACGCCGGATGCAGCTTTGTATCGAAACGGGTGGAACCAGGGCGTCCTCATTTATTGCACGCCGCAAAATGGATTTTCGCTTGGCCGCCAAGGCAAGCGATTGAACAATATTTGTCCTGTACAGCTGGCAGCCGCCTTTGAAAGCAGTCACGCACTCGGTCGCCGGATCTGGACCGCAGAAGACAGGGTGCGCGATCTTGAAACACTGTTGTCCTCCAAAGAACGGCAAATCACGCGCCTGAGGTCTGAACTGGATGATTTCAGTTGCGGCGGCAAATCCGGCGAGGATTTGCAGAACTGCCGCAATGACCGGAACGACAAACGCCAAGATCTCCAGAACGCCCGTTTCGAGGAGCAGGATCTAAAATGGCGGTTGCGGGACCGGCAACGCGAATATGAAGAGACGCTCGAAGCAGTAAACGCGCAAGCCGCAGCGGTCATACCGGGTTACGGCGGATAG
- a CDS encoding DUF2244 domain-containing protein: MTPNNPDQSSFDNTESDDRPFFTAVLTPYRSLGPNGFLILMLCLGLVSFVAGILFWSIGAWPVFGFFGLDMALIWLAFRLNYAAARQFEEIRLSRHEILIRKVGPGKRQLEYRFNPLWVRMSVDKIEDEGVTKISLTSRGETVDLGNFLNPEDRTSFAGAMANALATAKSGGV; this comes from the coding sequence ATGACCCCGAACAATCCAGATCAGAGCAGTTTTGACAATACAGAAAGCGACGACCGGCCGTTTTTTACCGCTGTCTTGACGCCATACCGTTCGCTTGGGCCAAACGGGTTTTTGATCCTCATGCTGTGTCTGGGGCTGGTCAGCTTTGTTGCTGGCATCTTGTTCTGGAGCATTGGCGCCTGGCCGGTCTTTGGTTTTTTCGGTCTCGATATGGCACTGATTTGGCTGGCGTTCCGCCTAAACTATGCGGCCGCCCGTCAGTTTGAAGAAATCCGCCTCTCGCGGCATGAAATTCTCATCCGCAAAGTTGGTCCTGGCAAACGGCAGCTGGAATACCGGTTCAATCCTTTGTGGGTGCGCATGTCTGTCGACAAGATCGAAGACGAAGGCGTAACGAAGATTTCCCTCACCAGCCGCGGTGAAACAGTGGATTTGGGCAACTTCCTCAATCCGGAAGACCGCACTAGCTTTGCTGGCGCGATGGCGAATGCATTGGCGACGGCGAAGTCCGGCGGTGTCTGA